In Epilithonimonas zeae, a single window of DNA contains:
- the fabG gene encoding 3-oxoacyl-ACP reductase FabG has product MKCAIVTGGSRGIGRAICLKLAEENNYHILINYTSNQAAAEETLQGVKELGSTGEIIKFDVGNAEEVQSVLGNWQEKNPDSVVEVIVNNAGITRDGLFMWMKHEDWNNVVNTSLNGFFNVTNFFIQKLLRNKYGRIINMVSVSGVKGTAGQTNYSAAKAAVIGATKALAQEIAKRNITVNAVAPGFIKTDMTQDFDENELKAMIPANRFGEAEEVADLVAFLASKKSSYITGEVININGGIYS; this is encoded by the coding sequence ATGAAATGTGCAATCGTAACTGGAGGTTCCAGAGGAATTGGTAGAGCGATCTGTTTGAAGCTGGCAGAAGAAAATAATTATCATATTTTGATTAATTATACTTCCAATCAGGCTGCTGCAGAGGAAACTTTACAAGGTGTTAAAGAATTGGGATCTACTGGCGAAATTATTAAATTTGATGTAGGAAATGCTGAAGAAGTACAATCGGTTCTTGGAAATTGGCAGGAAAAAAATCCGGATTCTGTAGTTGAAGTCATTGTCAATAATGCAGGAATCACGAGAGACGGCTTATTTATGTGGATGAAGCACGAGGATTGGAATAATGTTGTCAATACAAGTTTGAATGGTTTTTTCAATGTGACTAATTTCTTCATTCAGAAGTTGTTACGTAACAAATATGGAAGAATCATCAATATGGTTTCTGTTTCCGGAGTGAAGGGAACAGCGGGCCAAACCAATTATTCAGCAGCAAAGGCAGCAGTAATTGGTGCGACGAAAGCTTTGGCTCAAGAAATTGCTAAGAGAAATATTACAGTTAATGCAGTGGCGCCAGGTTTTATCAAAACCGACATGACTCAGGATTTTGATGAGAACGAATTGAAAGCAATGATTCCGGCAAACCGTTTTGGAGAAGCAGAAGAAGTAGCAGATTTGGTAGCATTTTTAGCATCAAAAAAGTCGTCTTATATCACTGGGGAAGTCATTAATATCAACGGAGGTATCTACTCATAA
- a CDS encoding beta-ketoacyl-[acyl-carrier-protein] synthase family protein, which yields MENRVVITGMGIYSCIGISLEEVKKSLYEGKSGIVLDQDRKEFGYRSGLTGSVPKPDLKSLLNRRQRVSMGEESEYAYLATIDALKQAGIEQDFLDANEVGILYGNDSVSQAVIEATDIVREKKDTTLMGSGAIFKSMNSTVTMNLSTIFKLRGINLTISAACASGSHSLGLAYLLIKNGMQDVVVCGGAQETNKYSMASFDGLGVFSVREDEPAKASRPFDSGRDGLIPSGGAATLIVESLESAQRRGANIIAEIVGYGFSSNGGHISTPNVDGPALAMERSLNQAGLTAKDIDYINAHATSTPLGDANEAKAIYEIFGNEIPVSSTKSMTGHECWMAGASEIIYSILMMQNDFIAPNINLENPDDDAKKINLISETKNQKIDVFLSNSFGFGGTNSSLIVKKFV from the coding sequence ATGGAAAATAGAGTTGTGATTACCGGAATGGGAATTTACTCCTGTATTGGGATTTCTTTGGAAGAAGTAAAGAAGTCACTCTATGAGGGTAAATCCGGAATTGTTCTGGATCAGGATAGAAAAGAGTTTGGATATAGATCAGGTTTAACAGGAAGTGTTCCGAAGCCGGATCTCAAAAGTCTTCTCAATAGGAGACAGCGTGTCAGTATGGGCGAAGAAAGCGAATATGCTTATCTGGCAACCATAGATGCGTTGAAACAAGCCGGTATCGAACAGGATTTTCTGGATGCTAATGAAGTAGGAATTCTTTACGGTAATGATAGTGTTTCTCAGGCAGTTATAGAGGCAACTGATATTGTAAGAGAGAAAAAAGATACAACCTTAATGGGTTCTGGTGCGATTTTCAAATCAATGAATTCTACCGTTACAATGAACCTTTCCACAATTTTTAAATTAAGAGGAATTAATTTGACCATCAGTGCGGCTTGTGCAAGTGGCTCCCATTCTTTAGGATTAGCTTATCTGTTGATTAAGAACGGGATGCAAGATGTTGTGGTTTGTGGCGGTGCACAGGAAACCAACAAATATTCAATGGCAAGTTTTGATGGATTAGGCGTTTTTTCGGTAAGAGAAGACGAACCTGCTAAAGCCTCAAGGCCATTTGATTCAGGAAGAGATGGATTGATTCCAAGTGGCGGTGCAGCAACTTTGATTGTAGAAAGTCTGGAATCTGCGCAAAGACGAGGCGCAAACATCATTGCAGAAATTGTCGGTTACGGTTTTTCATCCAACGGCGGACATATTTCTACACCTAATGTTGACGGACCGGCCTTGGCAATGGAAAGATCTCTGAACCAAGCGGGATTAACAGCAAAAGATATCGATTATATCAACGCGCACGCAACGTCTACACCTTTAGGCGATGCGAACGAAGCCAAAGCAATTTATGAAATTTTCGGTAATGAGATTCCCGTAAGTTCTACTAAATCTATGACAGGTCATGAGTGTTGGATGGCTGGTGCAAGTGAGATTATTTATTCAATTCTAATGATGCAGAATGATTTTATCGCTCCGAATATCAATCTCGAAAATCCGGACGATGACGCGAAAAAGATAAATTTGATCTCAGAAACAAAAAATCAAAAAATTGACGTATTTTTGTCGAATTCTTTTGGTTTTGGAGGAACCAATTCGTCACTAATTGTTAAAAAATTTGTTTAA
- a CDS encoding acyl carrier protein produces MEREKIVTVVNDFLVNEFEVDRDDIVNDANFKETLGLDSLDYIDMVVVIESNFGVKLGEADFKRVITFDDFYDTIETKISEKVA; encoded by the coding sequence ATGGAAAGAGAAAAAATTGTTACGGTTGTTAATGATTTTCTTGTCAATGAGTTTGAGGTCGACCGCGATGATATCGTTAACGATGCCAATTTTAAGGAAACACTGGGCTTAGACAGTCTGGACTATATCGATATGGTTGTTGTAATTGAGTCTAATTTCGGTGTGAAATTAGGCGAAGCCGACTTTAAAAGAGTTATTACTTTCGATGATTTTTATGATACGATAGAAACCAAAATTTCTGAAAAAGTAGCATAA
- a CDS encoding LpxL/LpxP family acyltransferase, which produces MNKWKGKSKGTILGYRIFVWSIKNLGVRSSYFVLYFVATYYFLFLKKSNQYISYYFSKRLGYSFWKSKLSVFKSYFVFGKVLIDKTAISVGLRNRFTYEFDGIENLKNLLNEKKGGVLISAHIGNFEIAEHFFADIDFDAQINLVTTDQEVTIIKEYLDSVAIKKSNIKFIYVKDDMSHIFEINQALSNNELICFTGDRYFEGSKFLEAELLGKTAKFPAGPFLIASRLGVPVVYVYVMKEKNLHYHLYARVAQNIKNRDSQGLLNSYVQNLETMLKKYPLQWFNYFDFWDDID; this is translated from the coding sequence ATGAACAAGTGGAAAGGTAAATCCAAAGGAACGATACTCGGTTACAGAATTTTCGTTTGGAGCATCAAGAATCTTGGCGTCCGCAGTTCATATTTTGTACTGTATTTTGTAGCAACTTATTACTTCTTGTTTCTTAAGAAGAGCAACCAATACATTTCTTACTATTTCTCAAAAAGATTAGGTTATAGTTTTTGGAAATCGAAACTGTCTGTTTTCAAAAGCTACTTTGTTTTTGGGAAAGTTTTGATTGACAAAACGGCCATTTCAGTAGGTTTACGAAACCGATTTACTTATGAGTTTGACGGAATAGAAAATCTCAAAAACCTTCTAAATGAGAAAAAAGGAGGCGTTTTGATTAGCGCGCATATCGGTAATTTTGAGATTGCAGAACACTTTTTTGCCGACATCGATTTTGATGCACAAATTAATTTAGTTACAACAGATCAGGAAGTTACCATCATAAAAGAATACCTGGATAGTGTTGCGATTAAAAAAAGCAATATCAAGTTCATTTATGTCAAAGACGATATGTCCCACATTTTCGAGATTAATCAGGCTTTGTCAAACAACGAATTGATTTGTTTCACGGGCGATCGCTATTTCGAAGGTTCCAAATTTCTTGAAGCAGAATTGCTAGGTAAAACTGCCAAATTTCCTGCTGGTCCGTTTCTCATTGCATCCAGACTGGGTGTTCCTGTTGTTTATGTTTATGTAATGAAGGAAAAAAATCTCCATTATCACTTGTACGCAAGAGTGGCTCAGAACATCAAAAACCGCGATTCTCAGGGCTTGCTCAATTCCTATGTTCAAAATCTGGAAACGATGCTCAAAAAATATCCGCTCCAGTGGTTCAATTACTTTGACTTTTGGGACGATATTGATTAA
- a CDS encoding phytoene desaturase family protein: protein MEKEYDILVIGSGLGGLVSALVLAKEGLKVCVLEKNNQYGGNLQTFSRDKLIFDTGVHYLGGLSEGQNLNQYFTYLGIMDGLNLKKLDENGFDKITFDNDELEYPHSQGYDNFVEQLSKIFPEEKENIIKYCDGIQEVCAQFPRYSLYRKEKYSDEILYTNAKEFIDSVTSNEKLRAVLAGSNFLYAGVGEKTPLYVHALTVNSYIESAFKCINGGSQITKLLIRELRKHDAEVYKHSEVCQFIYNEENHLKAVETKCGKQFFAKQFFAKQFISNIDIRRTVELIGEDKLKKSYLNRVNDLEPVVSCFSVYIKLKENSLPYFNCNFYNYSSIEKVWSASFPAPENWPEWYMLSATRSKQNPDFAESLTALAYMNFDEVKEWEKTQNTVAESEYRGKSYEEFKSEKAKILIQKMAEKHPYILDSIEEIYTSSPLSYRDYIGCYEGGIYGYVKDSHNPLKTVFSAKTKIPNLLLTGQTVNMHGILGVTIGAFVTCSEIIGKEVLDERLMQVLNKN from the coding sequence TTGGAAAAAGAATACGACATATTGGTTATCGGAAGCGGTTTAGGAGGTCTTGTTTCGGCACTTGTTTTGGCGAAAGAAGGTCTTAAAGTATGCGTGTTGGAAAAGAACAATCAATACGGAGGCAATCTGCAGACTTTTTCCAGAGACAAACTCATTTTTGATACAGGTGTTCATTATTTAGGCGGATTGTCAGAAGGTCAAAACCTCAATCAATATTTCACTTATCTTGGAATCATGGACGGTTTGAATCTGAAAAAATTGGACGAAAATGGCTTTGATAAAATCACTTTTGATAATGATGAACTAGAATATCCACATTCTCAAGGTTACGATAATTTCGTGGAGCAGCTTTCCAAAATTTTTCCTGAAGAAAAAGAAAATATCATCAAGTATTGTGATGGAATTCAGGAGGTTTGTGCACAGTTTCCTCGTTACAGCCTTTACAGAAAAGAAAAGTATAGTGACGAAATTCTTTACACTAATGCTAAAGAATTTATAGACTCTGTCACCTCAAACGAAAAGTTAAGAGCTGTTTTAGCAGGGTCTAATTTTCTATATGCAGGAGTTGGCGAGAAAACGCCGTTGTATGTTCACGCACTCACGGTCAATTCTTACATCGAAAGTGCTTTCAAATGTATTAATGGAGGAAGTCAGATCACAAAATTATTAATCAGAGAACTCAGAAAACACGACGCTGAAGTTTACAAACATTCTGAAGTTTGTCAATTTATTTATAACGAAGAAAATCATCTGAAAGCTGTTGAAACCAAATGTGGCAAACAATTCTTCGCCAAACAATTCTTCGCCAAACAATTCATTTCCAATATCGACATTAGAAGAACAGTCGAGCTAATAGGAGAAGATAAGTTGAAGAAATCTTATCTCAACCGTGTCAATGATTTGGAACCGGTTGTATCTTGCTTTTCGGTTTATATCAAATTGAAAGAAAACTCATTACCTTATTTTAATTGCAACTTTTATAATTATTCTTCCATAGAAAAAGTATGGAGTGCCAGTTTTCCGGCACCCGAAAATTGGCCAGAATGGTATATGCTTTCCGCCACACGATCCAAACAAAATCCCGATTTTGCCGAAAGTCTTACTGCTCTTGCTTATATGAATTTTGATGAGGTTAAAGAATGGGAAAAAACACAAAATACCGTTGCTGAAAGTGAATATAGAGGTAAATCATACGAAGAATTTAAGAGTGAAAAAGCTAAAATTCTGATTCAGAAAATGGCTGAAAAGCATCCTTATATTTTAGATTCGATAGAAGAGATTTATACTTCAAGTCCATTATCATATCGTGATTACATCGGCTGTTACGAAGGCGGAATCTACGGTTATGTAAAAGATTCTCACAATCCGTTGAAAACCGTTTTCTCTGCCAAAACAAAAATCCCAAATCTTTTATTAACAGGACAAACCGTTAATATGCACGGCATTTTGGGCGTAACGATTGGCGCATTTGTAACTTGTTCTGAGATTATTGGGAAAGAAGTTTTGGATGAACGTTTGATGCAAGTTTTAAATAAGAATTGA
- a CDS encoding C45 family autoproteolytic acyltransferase/hydolase, producing MKKALLYFLLILNLTSCGISKSVRHVPDIKQYSLEIPKVNKINDSTFSFNQNYLTKNKQQLWELYIKGNPLQLGYNNGALTQDLMQKQEDIFFSKVEGFVPSKFKQKLLRSFLKWYNRKMYLNVRDDFQAELYGLSQYSSGKYDFIAPKFLRNMYLHGAHDIGHAMQDLMMVGCSSLAVWNENSIDGDLLIGRNFDFYVGDDFAKNKLIEFVEPEDGIPYMSISWPGMIGVVSGMNKEGITVTINAGKSKIPLTAKTPISLVTREILQYAKNIDGAIAIAKKRKVFVSESILVGSANDKNAIIIEVSPDNFGVYKVENSSKIFCTNHFQSDAYKDDKRNQKHILESHSEYRYEKLQKLLQENQKLNPEKMAAILRDKSGLKGEKIGYGNEKALNQLLSHHAVIFSPQKKLVWVSSNPYQLGEFVCYDLNEIFTDKRLQNGKFAKSELNIAKDPFVDSQEFENYEIYKLMQSEIISAIEKDDVLLSEDFTKEYQSLNPDFWLGYYLGGKYYFKQKEYSKAKTEFEKALTKEITTISDKQNVEKYLKKTLKKLN from the coding sequence ATGAAAAAAGCATTACTATATTTTTTATTAATTCTGAATCTCACTTCCTGTGGAATTTCCAAATCTGTTCGTCACGTTCCAGATATTAAACAATATTCTCTTGAAATTCCAAAGGTTAACAAAATCAACGATTCAACTTTTAGCTTCAATCAAAATTACTTAACAAAAAATAAACAACAGCTTTGGGAGCTTTACATCAAAGGGAATCCTTTGCAGTTAGGTTACAATAATGGTGCATTGACGCAAGATCTGATGCAGAAACAGGAAGACATCTTCTTTTCCAAGGTTGAAGGTTTTGTGCCATCAAAGTTCAAACAAAAATTATTACGAAGTTTTCTAAAATGGTATAATCGTAAAATGTATTTGAATGTTCGAGATGATTTCCAAGCTGAATTATACGGATTATCTCAGTATTCATCAGGTAAATATGATTTCATCGCTCCCAAATTCTTGAGAAATATGTATCTGCACGGTGCGCACGATATCGGTCACGCAATGCAGGATTTGATGATGGTTGGCTGTTCTTCTCTTGCCGTTTGGAATGAAAACTCAATAGATGGCGATCTGTTGATTGGGCGGAACTTTGATTTCTATGTCGGCGACGATTTTGCCAAGAATAAATTAATCGAATTTGTAGAACCTGAAGACGGTATTCCTTATATGTCTATCAGTTGGCCAGGAATGATTGGCGTTGTTTCCGGGATGAATAAAGAAGGAATTACAGTGACAATCAATGCTGGAAAATCTAAAATTCCATTGACGGCGAAAACACCGATTTCTCTAGTGACAAGAGAAATTCTTCAATATGCAAAAAATATTGATGGAGCCATTGCAATTGCAAAAAAGAGGAAGGTATTTGTCTCGGAATCTATTTTAGTCGGAAGCGCAAATGATAAAAATGCGATAATTATAGAAGTTTCTCCTGATAATTTTGGTGTTTATAAAGTTGAAAATTCAAGTAAGATTTTTTGTACTAATCATTTTCAGTCCGACGCTTATAAAGATGACAAGCGAAATCAAAAGCATATATTAGAAAGTCATTCGGAATACCGCTATGAAAAATTACAGAAACTTCTGCAGGAAAATCAAAAGCTTAATCCTGAAAAAATGGCTGCGATTTTAAGAGATAAATCGGGTCTTAAAGGAGAGAAAATTGGTTATGGAAATGAGAAAGCACTTAATCAGCTTTTATCGCATCACGCTGTAATTTTTTCGCCTCAGAAAAAATTGGTTTGGGTTTCTTCAAATCCTTATCAGTTAGGAGAATTTGTCTGTTATGATTTGAATGAAATATTTACTGATAAACGTTTGCAAAATGGAAAATTTGCCAAGTCAGAACTGAATATCGCAAAAGATCCTTTTGTCGATTCTCAGGAATTTGAAAATTATGAGATTTATAAATTAATGCAATCAGAGATTATTTCAGCAATTGAAAAAGATGATGTTTTGTTGAGTGAAGATTTTACTAAAGAATACCAATCTTTGAATCCTGACTTTTGGTTGGGTTATTATTTGGGCGGAAAATATTATTTCAAACAAAAAGAATATTCTAAAGCCAAAACTGAATTTGAAAAAGCTTTAACAAAGGAAATTACAACAATTTCAGACAAGCAAAATGTAGAGAAATACTTGAAGAAAACCTTAAAGAAATTAAATTAA
- a CDS encoding DUF2062 domain-containing protein, with protein MTISEVQNAISEKKICVLIPTYNNEKTLKRVIDGVLDYTGNIIVVNDGSTDSTSEILKNYSQITVVSLPENKGKGNGLKIGFRKAQELGYHYAITIDSDGQHYPDDIPVFVEALLSEKEDVLLIGNRNMSQDGIPRKSSFGNNFSNFWFWFETGIKLQDTQSGYRLYPLKKIPKKYFTPKFEFEIEIIVRTAWKHVPVKNVPVKVLYDPAERVSHFRPFRDFTRISILNTILVFITIFYIIPRNFFRNFKKKSLRKFIKEDVLESDGSNRIKAFSIALGTFIGLSPFWGFQTLIVISLAVVFKLNKVLAFVFSNISLPPFIPFIIAASLFIGAPFVSGESDFLNHDLDFELVKNNLLQYVIGSFILATTVATIFGLGFYFFLNKVNPDKP; from the coding sequence ATGACCATCTCCGAAGTGCAAAACGCCATTTCTGAAAAGAAAATATGTGTTTTAATACCGACTTACAATAACGAAAAGACTCTGAAGAGAGTGATTGACGGTGTTTTGGATTACACTGGAAATATTATTGTAGTCAATGATGGTTCGACGGATTCTACTTCGGAAATCCTTAAAAATTATTCTCAAATCACAGTTGTTTCTTTACCTGAAAACAAAGGGAAAGGAAACGGTTTGAAAATCGGTTTCAGAAAAGCTCAGGAATTGGGTTATCATTATGCGATAACCATTGATTCGGACGGTCAGCATTATCCTGATGATATTCCTGTTTTTGTAGAAGCTTTGCTTAGCGAAAAAGAAGATGTTCTTCTGATTGGAAACCGGAATATGTCTCAGGACGGAATTCCCAGAAAAAGCAGTTTCGGCAATAATTTTTCCAACTTTTGGTTTTGGTTTGAGACAGGAATTAAGTTACAAGATACACAATCCGGTTACCGACTTTATCCTTTAAAAAAGATTCCGAAAAAATATTTCACACCCAAATTTGAGTTCGAAATTGAAATCATCGTGAGAACAGCTTGGAAGCACGTTCCTGTAAAGAATGTTCCTGTAAAAGTACTTTATGATCCTGCGGAAAGAGTCTCGCATTTCCGACCATTTCGGGACTTTACAAGAATCAGTATTCTGAACACCATTTTGGTTTTCATTACCATTTTCTACATTATTCCGAGAAATTTTTTCAGGAATTTCAAAAAAAAAAGCCTTAGAAAATTCATAAAAGAAGATGTTCTGGAAAGCGACGGCAGCAACCGAATCAAAGCATTTTCCATTGCGCTTGGAACCTTCATTGGTTTGTCTCCTTTTTGGGGATTTCAGACGTTGATTGTCATTTCTTTAGCAGTCGTTTTTAAACTGAATAAAGTATTGGCTTTTGTATTTTCAAATATCAGTTTGCCGCCATTCATTCCATTCATTATTGCGGCTTCTTTATTCATTGGAGCGCCGTTTGTGAGTGGAGAAAGCGATTTTCTGAATCACGATTTAGATTTTGAATTGGTAAAAAACAATCTGCTGCAATATGTAATTGGGAGTTTTATTCTTGCGACTACTGTTGCCACAATTTTCGGATTGGGATTTTATTTTTTCTTGAATAAAGTGAATCCGGACAAACCTTAA
- a CDS encoding 3-hydroxyacyl-ACP dehydratase, translating into MQSILNDFYAVTSHEKTEKGFTANITLNKDHKIFNGHFPGNPVTPGVCMMQIVKDLTEEFTNSKLFLKSASNVKFMAIINPFETPDLVLELDINENEDEIKVKNTTTFGETIALKLSVTYKKI; encoded by the coding sequence ATGCAGAGCATTCTTAATGATTTTTATGCTGTTACCTCTCACGAAAAAACTGAAAAAGGTTTTACGGCTAATATTACTTTAAACAAAGATCACAAAATTTTCAATGGCCATTTCCCGGGAAATCCAGTTACTCCAGGTGTTTGTATGATGCAGATTGTGAAAGATTTGACAGAAGAATTTACCAATTCTAAACTGTTCCTGAAATCGGCTTCTAACGTGAAGTTTATGGCGATCATCAATCCATTTGAAACGCCGGATTTGGTTTTAGAATTGGACATCAACGAGAACGAAGACGAAATAAAAGTAAAAAACACCACCACTTTTGGCGAAACTATTGCATTGAAATTGTCAGTTACCTATAAAAAAATATAG
- a CDS encoding LolA family protein, with the protein MIKNIALGTFLLISGFFFGQNTTMSAAESKAFVSKVSSETRNIKTLQSDFTQTKKMDFLDKSIVTYGKMSLKSPNSLSWKYTKPYQYSIIFKDNKIFINDQGKKSSVDAKSKTFEKINKLIVGSSNGQMFNDPEFSVSYFKNANFNIAKFTPKSAQLLKYIKQIELQFPKNESTVSQVNMTEASGDTTNIVFKNTKINAPISASEFSL; encoded by the coding sequence ATGATTAAGAATATAGCTTTAGGCACATTTTTATTGATTTCAGGTTTCTTTTTTGGGCAAAATACAACAATGTCCGCAGCAGAATCAAAAGCATTCGTTTCAAAAGTTTCTTCCGAAACCAGAAATATAAAGACATTACAAAGTGATTTTACTCAAACCAAAAAAATGGATTTCTTAGACAAAAGTATCGTGACTTACGGTAAAATGTCTTTAAAATCTCCAAATTCACTGAGTTGGAAATACACAAAACCTTATCAATACAGCATTATTTTTAAGGACAATAAAATATTTATCAATGACCAAGGGAAAAAATCGTCTGTTGATGCGAAAAGCAAAACCTTTGAAAAAATTAATAAACTGATTGTAGGAAGTTCAAACGGACAAATGTTCAACGACCCAGAATTTTCTGTAAGTTATTTCAAAAATGCGAATTTCAACATCGCTAAATTCACTCCAAAGTCTGCTCAATTACTGAAATATATCAAGCAAATTGAACTGCAATTCCCGAAAAACGAATCGACGGTTTCTCAGGTTAATATGACGGAAGCATCGGGAGATACTACGAATATTGTTTTCAAAAACACAAAAATCAATGCGCCGATTTCTGCTTCAGAGTTTTCTTTATAG
- a CDS encoding polysaccharide deacetylase family protein — MKHYSFILVYIFWNFIIYMFQASFWMYVACFFFFSAIVVWGSFDIQLKYFINSITQKKTKIKEVALTFDDGPTELTTKFLDLLKEKNIQATFFCIGKQIEKYPETFRRIIAEGHTIGNHTYSHSNNTGFLSSSKMIEEIEKCDEVIAKIGNIKTNFYRPPFGVTNPNIAKAINKTQKKSIGWNVRSLDTVIDDEKKIYNRITKNLNKGSIILLHDTSEKTYNVLVDLLLFLGREKYSTFTIDSMNNSKNND, encoded by the coding sequence ATGAAGCATTATTCATTCATCCTGGTTTATATTTTCTGGAACTTTATAATTTATATGTTTCAGGCAAGTTTCTGGATGTATGTTGCGTGTTTCTTCTTTTTCTCAGCCATTGTTGTTTGGGGTTCTTTTGATATTCAATTAAAATATTTCATTAATTCTATTACTCAGAAAAAAACAAAAATCAAAGAAGTGGCTTTGACCTTTGATGATGGACCTACGGAATTGACGACGAAATTTTTAGATTTATTAAAAGAAAAAAACATACAGGCAACTTTCTTCTGCATCGGAAAACAGATTGAAAAATATCCCGAAACATTTCGAAGAATTATTGCTGAAGGTCACACAATCGGAAATCATACTTATTCTCATTCCAATAACACCGGATTTTTATCGAGTTCAAAAATGATTGAGGAAATTGAAAAATGTGATGAAGTAATTGCTAAAATCGGGAATATTAAAACTAATTTTTATCGTCCGCCTTTCGGAGTCACCAATCCGAATATTGCAAAAGCGATCAATAAAACTCAGAAAAAAAGTATTGGCTGGAATGTCCGTTCTCTTGATACGGTGATTGACGACGAAAAGAAAATCTATAACAGGATTACGAAAAATCTCAATAAAGGAAGCATTATTCTGCTTCACGACACTTCGGAGAAAACCTACAACGTTTTGGTAGATTTATTGCTATTTTTGGGACGTGAAAAGTATTCGACCTTCACAATTGATTCAATGAATAATTCTAAAAATAATGATTAA
- a CDS encoding beta-ketoacyl synthase N-terminal-like domain-containing protein, whose protein sequence is MSAVYINSAACISVQDTLNDNFFDNLQPQNSSQVLKVIQPNYKEFIPPAMIRRMSKTVKMSSVASNYALKEAGIENPDAIIVGTGMGCSQDSERFLKNVLENNEEFLTPTFFIQSTHNTVSGQIALGLRCHAYNFTYVNTSSSLEFSMLDAKLQINDDEAENILVGSTDEQTDRTMELYKLNKTIKKEENLPVDYLNSTTEGVIWGEGSSFFVLGKDKTEDSYAQLKDIQIVNKLDLDETEKFIEDFLVKNNLTTNDIDAMILGFSGDSESDSYYKNASELFQNSSQLYFKHLSGEFNTASGFSTFMACHILKKQEIPEVMRINSVNNSEIKNILLYNHLGGNDHSLVLLEKA, encoded by the coding sequence GTGAGTGCAGTTTACATCAACAGTGCAGCCTGCATCTCGGTTCAGGACACTTTAAATGATAATTTCTTCGACAATTTACAACCTCAAAATTCTTCTCAGGTTTTAAAAGTAATTCAGCCCAATTACAAAGAATTCATTCCGCCTGCGATGATTAGGAGAATGTCCAAAACTGTAAAAATGAGTTCTGTGGCATCAAATTATGCTTTGAAAGAAGCAGGAATCGAAAATCCGGATGCGATTATTGTAGGAACAGGAATGGGATGTTCTCAGGATTCCGAGAGATTTTTAAAAAATGTGCTCGAAAATAACGAGGAATTTTTAACACCTACATTCTTTATTCAATCCACCCACAATACCGTTTCTGGTCAAATCGCTTTAGGATTGCGATGTCACGCTTATAATTTCACTTATGTGAATACATCTTCGTCTTTGGAATTTTCGATGTTAGATGCGAAACTTCAAATTAATGATGACGAAGCGGAAAATATCCTGGTTGGTTCTACAGACGAGCAAACCGACAGAACGATGGAATTGTACAAATTAAACAAAACCATTAAAAAAGAAGAAAATCTTCCGGTTGATTATTTGAATTCGACGACAGAAGGTGTGATTTGGGGTGAAGGTTCGAGCTTTTTTGTTCTAGGAAAAGACAAAACTGAAGATTCTTATGCTCAGCTAAAAGATATTCAAATCGTTAACAAATTAGATTTAGATGAAACTGAAAAATTTATTGAAGATTTTTTAGTTAAAAACAATTTAACGACGAATGATATTGATGCTATGATTTTAGGTTTTAGCGGAGATTCTGAATCTGATAGTTATTACAAAAATGCTTCCGAATTATTCCAAAATTCATCACAGCTATATTTCAAACATTTGAGTGGAGAATTCAATACAGCAAGTGGATTCTCGACGTTTATGGCTTGTCATATTTTGAAAAAACAAGAGATTCCGGAAGTGATGAGAATTAATTCTGTAAATAATTCAGAAATTAAAAACATTCTTCTTTACAATCATCTTGGTGGAAATGATCATAGTTTGGTTCTGCTGGAAAAAGCTTAA